The following DNA comes from Cervus elaphus chromosome 8, mCerEla1.1, whole genome shotgun sequence.
ATTAGAGGCCCAGGCCACTGTTTACCCAGCAGAGAGGAAATGTGGAGAGGAGGCCAGCGCTGAGTCTGCGCAGCCCCCACCAGGCGCTGGGGAGTGGATAGAGCCTACCATTCAAAGCCCACGGGCAGACCTCTGACAGGATTAAGTCAGGTTGAGGTTGGCAGTCAGATGAGACTCCCAACCAGCAAATCCAGGTTAGAAACACCTCATTCACCAGTGGGTAACTGATGTTTATACTTAAGGCATttctggtgctttttttttttttccctctcccagagaaggaaggatttattacttgACGAAAGTAAAGAGAAAACTTGATTTCCCAAAACACTGTCTCCTCTggaactcttatttttttttaagacagcacccggtggcttgcaggatcttagttcccatcAGGGATggaccctccccccgccccatgAAGcccagagccctaaccactggactgccagggaattccctgggacTTTTTTAATATCAAGAGGCAATATTGGCagggtggagaagggaatggactaGACTTAGAGTTTAGATGTAGAGGTCCTGCTACATGATGCCACCCCTGTGTGTTGGATGGTCTGCttacttgatttctttttttttcccccaattatttttattagttgggggataattactttacagtattatagtggtttttgccatacattgacatgaatcagccatggacttgcatgtgttccccatcctgaacccccctcccatctacTTGATTTCTTTTATGCTCAAAACAAGCGTGGTTGGGCAGTAGTGAGAAATAGTTATGTTGGTTTATAAGGAagtaaactgaggcttagagaatttAGGCAACATTTAACCCAAACCAGTATGTTtgggcctgaaaaatcccaaCCAGCGGCCTAACCGTCTCATTTCCCTCTCTGCCCTTCATCCTCTCCTGTAGGAGCACAAGCCAAGAGTGCTCAGTCTGGCGCCCTCCAGGATGTCTCTGAGGAGCTGAGCCGCCAGCTGGAAGACATCCTCAGTACATACTGCATGGACAGCAGTCAGGGGGGCCCAGGCGAGGATGTGGCACAGGGTGAGCCTGCTGAACCCGAAGATGCAGAGAAGTCCCGGACCTATGCCTCGAGGAATGGGGAGCCTGAGCCAGAGACTCCAGTAGTCAATGGTGAGAAGGAAATCTCCAAGGGGGAGCCGGGCCCGGACGAGATCCGGACCAGTGATGAGGTCGTAGACCGAGACCACCGAAGGCCACAGGAGAAGAAGAAAGCCAAGGGTCTGGGTGAGCAGAGAGCAGCTACTTGTGAGGGGAGGGAGTTTGGACCTGACATTCCTGAGCTAGCCTGCTCTGCAAGGATTCAGAAGAAACCTGACTTCCAGAGCTGCCAAACCACATAGTCTAATCAAAGCCAGGACAGTGGGGCCATCACGTAGAGGTGTACGGTTGTTCACTGCATCAGGGGAACAAGCGGAAACTAAAGTCCAGTATACTCCTTGAGAAGATGGAAAGCAGGAGTCATCAGTAGGCATCCTGTGCTGTCACCATTTTTAACTTGCTTCGTGACCTTAGGCAAGACGTTTCTCCTCTCTGTTCCTTAGTTTTCACTTCTCTACACAATAAGAGAACTGGACTAGACCAGGGTTGAAAACTCAAATAAGTTAAGCTTAACCAGAGGGCCCCAAGAGACCAAGAGAACGCCTCCTTTATCCAAAGGCTTGACTGCCACCTGGTCCCAGTGAGTTGATAGTATGTTAGAACTGCAGCTGGCTGCTTTTTTTAGCCAGAAACATAGAGTTATGTGAAATCTCTAGATTTGTGACAGTTGGCAACTAATAGGATAGGAGCCAAACAAAACTCATCTGTGGGTTGGATTTGGCCTGTGTACCAACGATCTGCCTTTGCTGCGTTGGTCTCTCAGAGCCTCCAGGGGTTGACACTTCAGGAACGTGGCAGGGTGCTGAGCGCGGTGCCCCCTCTGACTCAGGCACAGCCAGTAGAGGAATCACTTGGGTGGGGATGGAGAGTGAGTGGGTTAAAGAAGCAAAGGTGGTATTATACCCACATCTTATGGGATCActactcccccaccccctccctgttATCCTAATTTAAAGAAGcgtttgggttgtttttttttttaatcttatgatCAGATATTGAaaggtatatttatttattggcaggGGTATAGTCATTTTAAAGTGCACTGTTGGCTGCCTCTGTTGACTGGAGTGCAGTGTTTTTGAGGAGACCTATTCCTTTTGTGTCCTTCCTTTTTCAGAAGGGCTTTCTTTgcattaaaagtgaaagtcgctcagttgtgtctgactcttcacaactctccaggccagaatactggagtgggtagccttttccttctcccgggggtcttcccaacccagggatcaaacccaggtctcctgcattgcaggcggattctttaccgctgaaccaccaaggaagcccttcttTGCATTGAAACAGCACTGAATTCACAGGTGGGATACCTTTTTTTCACCTGTAGGTAGAGCGGGCAGTTTTCTTTCTCCCACTCCTGGTGCTCACCTCTGAGATTTCATAGAgactcattcttctttttttttttaagatctttgtGTAAGTGGTGTATTGATTCATTaattgttttggctgcactgtgtggcttgcgggatcttagttccctgaccagggattgaatctgcgccCTTGGCAGTAAACACGTGGAATCCTGGACTGTCAGGGAACTTCCTCAGTCCTTCACTGAATAAGTGTTTGTTGGGTGTGTCCTCTGTGATGGGCACTCAGGACGGTACTGGGGCTATGCTGGTGGGCAGAACTGAGTGGGTCCCAGCGCTCCTGAAGCACACAGAAGAGCAGGCAATGAGCCAGGTCAGCGAACGGAAACGTAAAGTCTGATAGGCGAGAATAGCGGGCCCAGACCCGCAGGGGCCTCCAGAGAAGGGGATACATGGCTTTGCTTCCTCTGCTCTGCAGGAAAGGAGATCACGTTACTGATGCAGACGCTGAACACGCTGAGCACCCCTGAGGAGAAGCTCGCGGCTCTGTGCAAGAAGTATGCTGAGCTGGTCAGTGCTCCCCCTTTTTACAccctccctgccctgggaggTTGGCACATTTTTAATTACCCCCAAGTTGCATTATATTTCTTCCTATGGCGCTGAATAGGCTCATGGGAGGGGAGCTGAGCTGAGATGGGAAAGGACCGGGTCTAAGAAGGAGGTGAAGGTCTGTGAGGAGGAAGCAGAAGGATTATCTGTCAATAATGAAAAGGCCAACATGATACTCAGAATCATATTGAGAAGTGAAATGGGGAATCAGAGTCTGTTGCTGTATATAGGGAAGAAGGTAGCAGGTGGGCTGGTCTGTGGATATAGGTTTCCTGAGAGTTGGGCGAATGTCGTGGTTGAAGAGTCTTACGAGCTTTGAATCTGGAGTCACAACTTGGAGAGAAACTGGCATCTGCTGGCTGTGAGCCTCTGCTGGTTGGTCCTCAGCGTCCATTTCTGTATCCTTGATGTGGGGCCTTTGGGGTTATTGGGGTCAGTGTGTGAAGCACCATCATGGTGTCTAGCCTGAGCTGTGATGACTGGAGTTGGGTCAACTCTGGAGACTCTTGAGTCCCCACGGGGCTCTTCCTCTGTCCCTGTCTCCAGCTGGAAGAGCACCGGAACTCCCAGAAGCAGATGAAGCTCTTGCAGAAGAAGCAGAGCCAGCTGGTGCAGGAGAAGGACCACCTGCGCGGCGAGCACAGCAAGGCTGTCCTGGCCCGCAGCAAGCTCGAGAGCCTCTGCCGCGAGCTGCAGCGCCATAACCGCTCCCTCAAGGTGGGCCGTCCGCGCTTCCTGACCTCACTCGTCTTCAGTAGCTTTCCCCCTGAAAGTAACAAGGGCTTTGGGATAGAGATTTCCTCAGTGACACTGTGCCTTAGAGCTGCTTAACCACTTACTGTGCACTTGTATTAGGTGAGGTAGAGGTTAGATGCTGAGGGAACCCGGACGAGGGGCTTCACAGGTTTCTCCATTCCATAGAGTCCAGGGGAGCAGCCCTTCTCCCGGAGGGCCGTCAGTCAGGCCTTTGTCCTTGCTGCTGTGCTTCACCTAGGTTGGGGTCAGTCTGAGTAAGGCTTGGTCAGTACTGTGACCTCCAGATCATTAAATATACCCTTTGTGGTTCTTTAAAACTTTGCATCAGTAAGTatattttgcaactttttttgctcagttttattgtttgttctaaaatgttataaatttaatattgatGTGATAGAGAGTAAAAGGTGACAGAAGTCTAACAAAGGTAATTATTGCCCACCATCCTCAACCCCAGCCCCAGTAGAAACTAATGGGAAACAGACATACTTATATGTGAGTTTAAGCATAGCCTTCTAAGTTTCCTGAGTGTAAAATGTAacatagttttgttttattttgttttttaatgaaattattataCATGTATTGTTTCATAGCCTATTCCATTTTCTCAATGCCTCATCTTTCCCTATGACTTATATAAGCTtgtctcattctttttaacagtGGCATTATATGGATGGACTGCATTTACTCAATACCCTAGTTAGTgtgttttgtgttgtttccaatttttcactgTTACAGATACAGAGCTACAGtgaaaattctttttatatatctCTGGCTAATTATATAGGATTTATCCATAGGCTGAATCTCAGAAGTGAAATGTCTAGGTCAAAGAgtatcaaattttaattttaatagattttgCCTTCCCACCAATAGTGTCCAAGTGCCTAATTCTGCACAACCCTACCAACCCTGGGTATTACTGAATTTTAACTACTTGGTCAGGTGAGGGGGTCATAGATAAAAGCACATTTAACTGAGACTAATAGATCTTCCAAACTTATTCTGAGGCCAGGAACAGTAGGCTTCAGGAAATCTAGATTTCTTTAGAAAGGTACTTACCTGTATACTTACATTTTTCAGGGAGTCTGTGGCTCGATGTCACCTATTTACAGAGGGGTCCATTAGAAGCTCCCATTGCTTGACATCTCTTTAGAGCCTGGCTGCTCCTCACTGGGAGAGCAGGGAGGGCTACCAGGAAAGAGCATCCCTGGACTGGGGGGAGAGCCCTGTGAGGCTGGGAGCGGTGGATGATGGAGCTGGGGTGACTTCTCTGCCCAGGAAGAAGGTGTGCAACGGGcccgggaggaggaggagaaacgcAAGGAAGTGACCTCGCACTTCCAGGTGACGCTGAATGACATCCAGCTGCAGATGGAACAGCACAATGAGCGCAATTCCAAGCTACGCCAGGAGAACGTGGAGCTGGCTGAAAGGCTCAAGAAGCTGATTGAGCAGTATGAGCTGCGGGAGGAGGTGAGGGGCCGCCAGCGGACTGAGGAGTCTGGGTGGGTGCCAGCACCAGGCAGCACTTTCCAGGCTTCATCCCTTCACCCATTCCCCCTTCTTACCTCAGGAGGGGTCTAGATAAGGAACTGAGGTGGTGAGAGGAATCTTGCTTGTGACCACACAACTGGATCCACAGTGCCCTGTCCTAAACTGTAGGGCCAGGTGTCTTTTGGAATAAAACTGTCCATGTTCTAGACTGGAGTTATATTCATGGATCATGTATTTTGTCGCACCCCAGCAGGGATTTGTGGCAGCACCCCAGATCAGACACGTTAATGCTTATGTAGTTAAACTTGTGAGTATTCTCACCTAGGTTTATAATTAGCCCTACAGTAATATGGGTCAAATTTTTCTGCCCACTTAAGACAATTTCAGTTTTCAGAGTTTTAGAATTTGGCATTACAGGGTGGAAGCTGGAACTGTGTTCAGTGATTGACTCTAGGGGCTGTGCCCTCCAGTTACTTGCTGTTTTGCTGCCCCTGCCACCCGAAAGGGCAGGACGTCACTCCCTTGATGGGTGTTGACTGCTGTCCCAGGCACTTGAGTCCCTCTCTTTGGGTCCCTGCACACTGTCAGTTGGCCCTTCCGGGCCGAGTGAAGGgccctcttcttcttccctctcctttccccctggTACTCCCACTTACTAGGGAGTTGGGCTACAAAAGTGCAGGTTCTCAGTCCAGTGGAATAATGAGGCTGAAGGTTTGAGTGTATCTGTTACTTGGCTTCCTGGGAGGTGATCTCATCCCTGTGTTCATGCCAGACTGACTTAGTGGGAAAGAAACAAGGTGAGGTTGGGAAGTAGACCTTCCAGGTACTTGGGGCCACAACCTATGGGACAGGTGGGAGTTCAGCATGTCATACTGAGGTGGGAGACTGGGCAGTGCCCTGGTCTCTGCATGTGGAGCATCCTGTAGCTATTGGGCATCCCCAAGAAAAGCTCCTAACAGATGGAAACCACACACCCACCCCCGACAATGCTTTCCTGCAGCACATTGACAAAGTCTTCAAACACAAGGACCTGCAGCAGCAGCTGGTGGACGCCAAGCTCCAGCAGgcccaggagatgctgaaggaggCCGAGGAGAGGCACCAGCGGGAGAAGGATTTTGTGAGGCTCAGGCCCCAGGGGTGGGGGTTCTGGGAGGAAGGTGGGTCGGGTTCTGGCTCAGCTCACAGTGAAGTGTGCCCGGGAGAGGTTGTTGTCTGGTTAGGCCAGGGCACTGCCAGCTCAGAAACCATCTGAGAGCAGGAAGCCTTGGGGGGTCATGGTGCATATGGCTAAAACAGTCCAGATGCAGCCTCTAGGGGCTTCTGATGGAATCTGGGGTCCTGTCTTGGAAATAGCTCCTCAAAGAGGCTGTGGAGTCCCAGAGGATGTGTGAGCTGATGAAGCAGCAGGAGACCCACCTGAAACAGCAGGTAAGACTACAGTCTCCCCCTGTGCCTCCATGGTCCCCAAGCTGAGCCCCATCCCGGGGGAGGGAAATGGAACCCTCATTCTAGGCCCACCTTGACTCCTGTGTGACCTCCCAAGCCTTTGTTCTCTCGACCTGGCTGGCACGTATGTGGTGGTGACCAGGGTGGGTAGGCAAGCTAGAAGGACTTGTTCTAGGTCCAAAGTGTTGTGTTCCTTTTGAGGAGGTGGAGACAGAACAGGTGATTTCAATTATGTAAATGAACTTCATTctggaagaaaagtttgaaaaggaACATTACAGGAAATATATAAATCACCCCAGTCCTACTTTTTAGGCTTAACATTTTAGATTATATCCTTCCAAATatatggtttttgtcttgttttatggAAAACTGGTATCTCAACAGAATTGTTGGGTCAGAGGGCTAAGGGTGGGTCTGAGCTGGTTGACCAGAAGTGCGCTCCAAAAAAGCCCAGTCTTACTTGTGGGCTTCTCTCTCACCCAGCTTGCCCTGTACACTGAGAAGTTTGAGGAGTTCCAGAACACTCTTTCCAAAAGCAGTGAGGTCTTCACCAcattcaaacaggagatggaaaaggTGACTGTGGTCCAGATTGGGGGTGACTATGGGGTGCAAGCGGCTTCATTCTGAATTGAACACTAGGCCTGCCTTCAGGAAGCCCCATCCCTGGAGTGCTTCATGTGGTGCTCTTTACAGTAATATGTGACTGATACCATGGGTGGGTAAGAGTGGGCCATATTTACCTGGATACACCCTGGGGTGGCTCAGAAAGCACTGATCTCGCCCCCTTGGGATGGTTTCCCAACTTGGAGACAAAGATGTAGAGATCGCCTGACCCCCTGACCATTTCCTTCTATGTGTCACATAACCCAGATGACTAAGAAGATCaagaagctggaaaaagaaaCCACCATGTACCGGTCCCGGTGGGAAAGCAGCAACAAGGCCCTGCTGGAGATGGCCGAGGAGGTGGGCTGAGTGCGGGGTGCAGCCGAGCTGGGGGGTGGGAAATTCTTGGCCCTTTCCTGTACTTTCTACTGAGAAGGATACAGTGAGCCCCAAGTGGAGCTGGGATTCACGCGCATGTCTGTCCAAGTCCAGACGCACCAGCTGTCTCCTCAAGGGAGGTAGTGAGCTTAGTGATAGGTGTGTAATGGAAGCAAAGAGAGCAaatggaagaaaggaggaaacagCAGAAAAAGCAAGGGGTGCCGATGTGTGTGCAGCTGGCATGCAGAGCCGTGCAGATAATTTGATTTTGTGGCTTCAGGCGAAGGAGGAGAAAGTAATTGATGGAGAGGCTGCTGTGTGCCAGACCCTGCTGAGTGTGTGGATGCGCCAGCTCATTGAGCTCTCTCAAGATCTATGAGGTGATGTTAGTAGTCCAGGCTAACTGATAAGGCAACAGACTCAAAAGCCAAGCACTTGCTAAGGCCATCTGGTGAATACACAGAggaatccatcacctccaagCCATGCCCCTTCTCTATACCACACCTGTCTCCAGCTGGCAGCCATGTCTCAGCATAAACCAGGACTGTTTACTCGAAAGGGGCCAGCTTTTGACTCTGGCCAGTGCCCAGCGTTGTTAAAATGTGAATGGTGAATGTTTTCTACCAAGTGGCAGTGGCGGGTGGGTGGTTGATGACATGGAACTGAAGGCCCCATTTCTCTCCCTAGAAAACACTCCGGGACAAAGAGCTGGAGGGCCTGCAGGTGAAAATCCAGCGGCTGGAGAAGCTGTGCCGAGCGCTGCAGTCAGAGCGCAACGACCTGAACAAGAGGGTGCAGGACCTGAGTGCTGGAGGCCAGGCTCCCCTCACTGACAGTGGCCCTGAGCGAAGGGCAGAGGCTGCCAATGCCTCTAAGGAACAGGGTGCCGAGGGGCCCAGGGTTCAAACTCCAAGCTCCCCGAGGGCCACAGAAGCTCCTTGCTGCCCCGGAGCACTGAGCACAGACCCTTCAGGCCAAACGGGGCCCCAGGAACCCACCTCCATCACTGCCTAGGGTGCCCATGCCAGGGGGCGCTCTGGGAAGGGAGCGAGCCACTCAGCTAGGCCCGGCCTGTGCGAGGCTCCCACCGCTGAGGCCCAGGGTGCTCTGACCTGGCtgacatctgactctttgcagttttGGATTTTATGGGTCAGTTCTGCATACATACGGCATATGTGCAAGGCCTCATACATTTATATATCTGTAAGTGTAAAATGGGCTTGCATCACAGGTGGGGGTGTGTACACATCAAGTCAGTGGCTCTTCTGTGAGCTGAAGCGTCTTAAAGGGGAGCTGCCGGCACAGTAAGCTGGCAGGACAAGTGTCTCAAGCTTTTTCCCTGCCTGATGTGAGgctcacccctccctccctgcccttcagAGCTCGTGACAGGTGACACGCCCAGGCCACGACTGTGTTTCTCCTGTTAGCGGGACTTGGGCAGCTCCAGCTCTCCTAGCTTCCCTGGAAGCTCCTTTGCTTCCCTTGACCTGGAAAAGGAGTCTCCAGGCAGAGCGTTGACAGAGCACTTGGAGCTGGTGATCGGACTGCCTCCCTGCCTAGGACAAGGGACCTGGAGCATGTTCTGTGCAGGGTGATGTGCTGGTAGGGAGCCCCTCAGGTGCCGCTTCCCCTGCGTGCTGGTGGTGCCAGGACCAGGCCAATGATGCTTCGCAGTAGCCTTATCATTCACAGGTGCCTCTCTAGCCTGCACAAATGATGGACCAGAGATCACCCAAAGGATTCTTTCAGAAGGTTTGGGtttgtttcctgtttttgttttgcacGTGACAGTGTTCGGGTTGAGGCTCTTCTGAGGAGGAAGGGGCGCTATAGCAGTGGTGCCTGAGCTCCTGGCCTCTAGCGCCCCACCCCCCTCAGCACCCTGCCTGGCACCTTTGCCACATTG
Coding sequences within:
- the TXLNA gene encoding alpha-taxilin, giving the protein MKNQDKKNGPAKQSGNTSNPKSTPGQPEAGPEGAQGRPSQSAPAAEAEGSTSQAAGKAEGAQAKSAQSGALQDVSEELSRQLEDILSTYCMDSSQGGPGEDVAQGEPAEPEDAEKSRTYASRNGEPEPETPVVNGEKEISKGEPGPDEIRTSDEVVDRDHRRPQEKKKAKGLGKEITLLMQTLNTLSTPEEKLAALCKKYAELLEEHRNSQKQMKLLQKKQSQLVQEKDHLRGEHSKAVLARSKLESLCRELQRHNRSLKEEGVQRAREEEEKRKEVTSHFQVTLNDIQLQMEQHNERNSKLRQENVELAERLKKLIEQYELREEHIDKVFKHKDLQQQLVDAKLQQAQEMLKEAEERHQREKDFLLKEAVESQRMCELMKQQETHLKQQLALYTEKFEEFQNTLSKSSEVFTTFKQEMEKMTKKIKKLEKETTMYRSRWESSNKALLEMAEEKTLRDKELEGLQVKIQRLEKLCRALQSERNDLNKRVQDLSAGGQAPLTDSGPERRAEAANASKEQGAEGPRVQTPSSPRATEAPCCPGALSTDPSGQTGPQEPTSITA